A single region of the Plutella xylostella chromosome 7, ilPluXylo3.1, whole genome shotgun sequence genome encodes:
- the LOC105390559 gene encoding uncharacterized protein LOC105390559, with protein sequence MLINLKINTNMWKYVSRRVRDTFERSANYFDKRSTTGLTNAPNNVTDDGKKKSSPPCRWYILGRCCDPSYKNDNNTNSSRWNFEQLNSSWLNAITWSSAVVLGWYATQFIHLKHKYRCRHDKKEAQCSIQHLLKSLQPFVQNVNENAPFLKAAPNVEKIIGTFIPTVHLISNGDSKTGGNEAASAPPSTSSGSSAPEHSDNDLGEVLNSIENKLGLAAIENGQHQDGLNLLRSAATRNHAPALYNLGLCYELGLGVEVNEKVAMDFYRSAASQEHPGAMYNLGIYYGQGRGGLARDMDTATRLLRLAALKGKEEAAIALKALDIDISEPLEQNVESFSFPYTPYAPADEHLVPTHSSLFVDNVQCTINHATVC encoded by the exons ATGTTAAttaatcttaaaataaataccaacaTGTGGAAGTATGTGTCTCGTCGTGTCCGCGATACTTTCGAAAGGAGTGCTAATTACTTCGACAAACGCAGCACCACCGGGCTGACCAACGCACCCAATAATGTCACTGACGATGGCAAGAAGAAGTCATCTCCGCCCTGCCGATGGTACATTTTGGGAAGATGTTGCGATCCTTCGTACAAAAACGACAACAACACCAATAGCAGTCGATGGAACTTCGAACAGTTGAATTCTTCTTGGCTCAATGCCATCACCTGG AGCAGTGCAGTTGTCCTTGGGTGGTACGCGACCCAGTTCATCCACTTGAAACACAAATACAGATGCAGACATGACAAGAAAGAGGCCCAATGCTCCATTCAACATCTTCTGAAATCACTGCAGCCATTTGTGCAAAATGTGAATGAAAATGCACCATTTTTGAAAGCAGCACCCAATGTTGAGAAGATCATAGGCACTTTCATTCCTACTGTGCATTTGATATCTAATGGTGATAGTAAGACTGGAGGTAATGAGGCTGCATCAGCTCCACCAAGCACGAGCTCCGGGTCGTCTGCTCCGGAACATTCTGACAATGATCTGGGAGAAGTTCTGAACTCTATTGAGAACAAACTTGGCCTGGCCGCCATTGAGAATGGACAGCATCAGGATGGGCTGAACTTGTTAAG GTCAGCTGCAACCAGGAACCATGCACCCGCCCTGTATAACCTGGGACTGTGCTATGAGCTGGGACTCGGTGTAGAAGTCAATGAAAAAGTG GCGATGGACTTCTACCGTTCCGCCGCATCTCAGGAGCACCCGGGCGCCATGTACAACCTGGGCATCTACTACGGGCAGGGCCGCGGCGGGCTGGCTCGCGACATGGACACCGCCACGAGGCTGCTCAGACTCGCCGCACTCAAGGGCAAGGAAGAAGCCGCTATAGCCCTCAAGGCACTAGACATAGACATCAGTGAGCCACTCGAACAAAATGTGGAAAGCTTCAGCTTTCCTTACACGCCGTATGCACCGGCTGACGAACACTTGGTGCCAACACACTCTAGTTTGTTCGTAGATAATGTTCAATGCACAATAAATCATGCTACTGTGTGCTAA